One Halomonas sp. M4R1S46 genomic window carries:
- the prpB gene encoding methylisocitrate lyase, with product MTRLTPGARFRAALEANRPLPIVGTINAYTAMMAERVGHRAIYLSGGGVANASFGLPDLGMTTMNDVVEDAHRICGATEVPLLVDIDTGWGGAFNIARTVKEMQRAGVAAVHLEDQVAQKRCGHRPNKAIVSQGEMVDRVKAAADARLDPDFYLIARTDAFQKEGLEAAIERANACLEAGADAIFAEAVHTLDDYRAFCERLEAPILANITEFGATPLFSQDELAEVGCRMVLYPLSAFRAMNAAALKVYQSIQEQGHQRDVVELMQTRDELYDFLNYHDFERKLDALFAEQGDDR from the coding sequence ATGACCCGACTCACGCCCGGCGCCCGTTTCCGTGCCGCCCTCGAGGCCAACCGGCCGCTGCCCATCGTCGGCACCATCAACGCCTACACCGCCATGATGGCCGAGCGGGTCGGCCATCGGGCCATCTACCTGTCCGGCGGCGGCGTGGCCAATGCCTCCTTCGGCCTGCCCGACCTGGGCATGACCACCATGAACGATGTGGTCGAGGACGCCCACCGCATCTGCGGGGCCACCGAGGTGCCGCTGCTGGTGGACATCGACACCGGCTGGGGCGGCGCCTTCAACATTGCCCGCACCGTCAAGGAGATGCAGCGGGCCGGCGTGGCCGCGGTGCACCTGGAGGATCAGGTCGCCCAGAAGCGCTGCGGGCATCGCCCCAACAAGGCGATCGTCTCCCAGGGCGAGATGGTGGACCGCGTCAAGGCCGCCGCCGATGCGCGCCTCGACCCGGACTTCTACCTGATCGCCCGCACCGACGCCTTCCAGAAGGAAGGGCTGGAGGCCGCCATCGAACGCGCCAACGCCTGCCTCGAGGCCGGCGCCGACGCCATCTTCGCCGAGGCCGTCCACACCCTGGATGACTACCGGGCCTTCTGCGAGCGCCTCGAGGCGCCGATCCTGGCCAACATCACCGAGTTCGGCGCCACGCCGCTATTCAGCCAGGACGAACTGGCCGAGGTGGGCTGCCGCATGGTGCTCTATCCGCTGTCTGCCTTCCGCGCCATGAACGCGGCGGCACTGAAGGTCTACCAGAGCATCCAGGAGCAGGGTCACCAGCGCGACGTGGTGGAACTGATGCAGACCCGCGACGAGCTCTACGACTTCCTCAACTACCACGACTTCGAGCGCAAGCTCGATGCCCTGTTCGCCGAGCAGGGTGACGACCGGTAA
- the pabB gene encoding aminodeoxychorismate synthase component I produces MTSPLEITPLSYREDPLDLFAALRHRPAAVLLDSGRPVAPGGRYDILSSDPLSVLDIDGRGRVHGDAALPDGLTPFAAQQALLDRLGGEVPDSDLPFLGGLIGFWSYDLGRCLEPVPGRATPVADLPASRVGLYDWAVILDHQRREAWLVATAERRDQVLGWLAAPPPASGSFRLTGDFLPELSREDYLARFDAVQRYIREGDCYQINLAQRFSAPYRGDLWSAYRRLRRATPTPFSGFIAWDDHAILSLSPERFLHCARGRVETRPIKGTRPRGQSPAEDRRLAEALAASVKDRAENVMIVDLLRNDLGRVCRPGSVRVPQLCGLESYANVHHLVSVVTGELDERHSPLDLLAAAFPGGSITGAPKVRAMQIIDELEPSARSAYCGSLGYVDVRGHMDTSIAIRTAVADRGRLHLWGGGGLVADSRGEDEYAETLDKIRHLMAALGDPA; encoded by the coding sequence ATGACATCACCACTCGAGATCACCCCCCTGAGCTATCGGGAAGACCCCCTGGACCTGTTCGCGGCCCTGCGCCATCGCCCGGCGGCCGTGCTGCTCGACAGTGGCCGGCCGGTCGCCCCCGGCGGCCGCTACGACATCCTCTCCAGCGACCCCTTGAGCGTGCTGGACATCGATGGCCGGGGACGGGTCCACGGGGATGCCGCCCTGCCGGACGGCCTCACGCCCTTCGCCGCCCAGCAGGCCCTGCTCGACCGCCTGGGCGGCGAGGTGCCGGACAGCGACCTGCCCTTCCTCGGCGGCCTGATCGGGTTCTGGAGCTATGATCTCGGCCGCTGCCTGGAGCCGGTGCCCGGCCGGGCGACACCGGTCGCCGACCTCCCGGCCAGCCGCGTCGGCCTCTACGACTGGGCCGTGATCCTGGATCACCAGCGCCGCGAGGCCTGGCTGGTGGCGACCGCCGAGCGCCGCGACCAGGTGCTTGGCTGGCTGGCGGCACCGCCCCCGGCGAGCGGGAGCTTCCGCCTGACCGGCGACTTCCTTCCCGAGCTGTCCCGGGAGGACTATCTGGCGCGCTTCGACGCCGTCCAGCGCTATATCCGCGAGGGCGACTGCTATCAGATCAATCTCGCCCAACGCTTCAGCGCTCCCTACCGGGGCGATCTCTGGTCGGCCTACCGTCGCCTGCGCCGGGCCACCCCGACGCCCTTCTCGGGCTTCATCGCCTGGGACGATCACGCCATCCTGTCGCTGTCTCCCGAGCGCTTCCTGCATTGCGCGCGGGGACGGGTCGAGACCCGGCCGATCAAGGGCACCCGCCCCCGCGGCCAATCCCCGGCGGAGGATCGCCGGCTCGCCGAGGCGCTCGCCGCCAGCGTCAAGGATCGCGCCGAGAACGTGATGATCGTCGACCTGCTGCGCAACGACCTGGGCCGGGTGTGCCGCCCCGGCAGCGTGCGGGTCCCGCAGCTGTGCGGCCTGGAGAGCTACGCCAACGTGCATCACCTGGTCAGCGTGGTGACCGGCGAGCTGGACGAGCGCCACTCCCCCCTGGACCTGCTGGCCGCCGCCTTTCCCGGCGGCTCGATCACCGGCGCGCCCAAGGTGCGCGCCATGCAGATCATCGACGAGCTCGAGCCCTCGGCCCGCAGCGCCTACTGCGGCAGCCTCGGCTATGTGGACGTGAGAGGCCACATGGACACCTCCATCGCCATTCGCACCGCCGTGGCCGACCGGGGCCGTCTGCACCTGTGGGGCGGCGGCGGCCTGGTCGCCGATTCCCGGGGGGAGGACGAGTATGCCGAGACCCTGGACAAGATCCGTCACCTGATGGCGGCACTTGGCGACCCGGCCTGA
- the trxA gene encoding thioredoxin, protein MANNVDVTNANFEQEVLNADTPVLLKFWAPWCGPCKVMAPVVDEVAEEREGNLKIVSINVDDAPEIAAEQGVRGVPTVMLFKSGAKVASLVGAQSKSQLSQFIDQNA, encoded by the coding sequence ATGGCCAATAACGTCGATGTCACCAATGCCAACTTCGAGCAGGAAGTCCTCAACGCCGACACTCCGGTCCTGCTGAAGTTCTGGGCCCCCTGGTGCGGCCCCTGCAAGGTCATGGCACCGGTGGTCGACGAGGTCGCCGAGGAACGCGAAGGCAACCTCAAGATCGTCAGCATCAACGTGGATGACGCCCCGGAAATCGCCGCCGAACAGGGGGTGCGCGGCGTGCCCACCGTGATGCTGTTCAAGTCCGGCGCCAAGGTCGCTTCCCTGGTCGGCGCCCAGTCCAAGTCCCAACTGAGCCAGTTCATCGACCAGAACGCCTGA
- the cysB gene encoding HTH-type transcriptional regulator CysB, with protein MKLQQLRYIWEVSRHNLNVSATAQSLFTSQPGISKQIRLLEDELGVEIFARSGKHLTRVTPAGQAIIDLAGQVLRLTENIKHVAQEHSDERRGSLSIATTHTQARYALPPVIREFTRKYPDVALHMQQGTPRQIAQMVSEGQADFAIATESLELFTDLVLLPCYRWNRCVLVPQGHPLAEMPILTLEALAGYPLVTYVFGFTGRSQLDDAFRAHGFSPNVVLTAADADVIKTYVRLGMGVGIVAHMAVDPELDTDLVALDASHLFESSTTKIGIRRGTFMRGYMYDFLQGFADHLERDLVDAALAAGPRHEQGLFQGIELPVR; from the coding sequence ATGAAGCTCCAGCAGCTGAGGTATATCTGGGAAGTCTCGCGTCACAATCTCAATGTTTCGGCCACCGCCCAGAGCCTCTTTACCTCCCAGCCCGGCATCTCCAAGCAGATTCGTCTGCTGGAGGATGAACTAGGGGTCGAGATCTTCGCACGCAGCGGAAAGCACCTGACCCGGGTCACGCCGGCGGGGCAGGCGATCATCGATCTCGCCGGCCAGGTACTGCGGCTCACCGAGAACATCAAGCACGTCGCCCAGGAGCACAGTGACGAGCGGCGCGGCAGCCTGTCCATCGCCACCACCCATACCCAGGCGCGCTATGCGCTGCCACCGGTGATTCGCGAGTTCACCCGCAAGTACCCCGACGTGGCGCTGCACATGCAGCAGGGCACGCCGCGGCAGATCGCCCAGATGGTCAGCGAGGGGCAGGCCGACTTTGCCATCGCCACCGAGTCCCTGGAGCTGTTCACCGACCTGGTGCTGCTGCCCTGCTATCGCTGGAATCGCTGCGTGCTGGTCCCCCAGGGGCATCCCCTGGCCGAGATGCCGATCCTCACCCTGGAGGCCCTGGCCGGGTATCCGCTGGTGACCTATGTCTTCGGCTTCACCGGTCGCTCCCAGCTCGACGACGCCTTCCGGGCCCACGGTTTCAGCCCCAATGTGGTGCTGACGGCGGCGGATGCCGATGTCATCAAGACCTATGTGCGCCTCGGCATGGGGGTGGGGATCGTCGCCCACATGGCCGTGGACCCCGAGCTGGACACCGATCTGGTGGCCCTGGACGCCAGCCATCTCTTCGAGAGTTCCACCACCAAGATCGGCATCCGTCGCGGGACCTTCATGCGCGGCTACATGTACGACTTCCTGCAGGGCTTCGCCGATCACCTGGAGCGGGACCTGGTGGATGCCGCCCTGGCGGCCGGCCCGCGCCACGAACAGGGCCTGTTCCAGGGTATCGAGCTGCCCGTCCGCTGA
- a CDS encoding GntR family transcriptional regulator codes for MTNALTESATPPEVRTLAERVFQQLQDAIVRGELAPGSKITEPGLSRSYGISRGPLREAMRRLEAHRLIERVPHVGARVVKLSMKELLELFDVREALESMAARLAAEHMSAEEIDGLREVLAVHERQADLCRGEAYYQREGDLDFHYRIVQGSHNKMLMGMLCDDLYYLVRLYRTQFSASGTRPQRAFVEHHRIVDAIEAGDAELAELLMRRHVSASRENVVERYAASLKQDQEAST; via the coding sequence ATGACGAACGCCCTGACCGAATCTGCCACCCCCCCCGAGGTCCGCACCCTGGCGGAACGGGTCTTCCAGCAGCTCCAGGATGCCATTGTCCGGGGCGAGCTGGCACCGGGCAGCAAGATCACCGAACCGGGCCTGTCCCGGAGCTACGGCATCTCACGCGGGCCGCTTCGCGAGGCGATGCGTCGCCTGGAGGCGCACCGGCTGATCGAGCGCGTGCCCCATGTGGGGGCCCGGGTGGTCAAGCTGTCGATGAAGGAACTGCTCGAACTGTTCGATGTGCGTGAGGCGCTGGAGAGCATGGCCGCGCGACTGGCCGCCGAGCACATGAGTGCCGAGGAGATCGACGGTCTGCGGGAGGTACTGGCGGTCCACGAGCGTCAGGCCGACCTGTGCCGCGGCGAGGCGTATTACCAGCGCGAGGGTGACCTGGACTTCCATTACCGCATCGTCCAGGGCAGTCACAACAAGATGCTGATGGGCATGCTGTGTGACGACCTTTACTACCTGGTGAGGCTGTATCGCACCCAGTTCAGCGCCAGCGGTACCCGTCCCCAGCGCGCCTTCGTCGAGCACCATCGCATCGTCGATGCCATCGAGGCCGGGGACGCCGAACTCGCCGAACTGCTGATGCGTCGCCATGTCAGCGCCTCCCGGGAGAATGTCGTCGAACGCTACGCCGCCTCCCTCAAACAGGACCAGGAGGCGTCCACCTGA
- a CDS encoding AI-2E family transporter produces MARPEDDSQSSIPLNLTLALAALVIIVAGMRAGASLLVPLLLSLFIAVVCTAPVHWLHRLGVGLRLSVWLTLIVIGGLLSLLGLLLVNSFGTFIDALPGIEQKLYEYYLGVLDSLAGLGLAIDTDRLGELLQSEQFGNWIPTLIGQVGNLMMQSVVVALLVMFLLFETLNFREKVSRALANPAPSLRRFSEFSLTLKRYLAVKTLISLATGALIWLSCKLVGVEFPLLWAVLAFALNYIPNIGSAIAAIPPVLLLLVSPDGGLFKALVLSGAYLGVNFVLGNLLEPRVMGRALGLSTFVAFLSLVVWGWIFGAVGMLLSVVLTMTLKIALDSHPQTRWIAHLLGPGTAPLEKADRPPLERENEE; encoded by the coding sequence ATGGCGAGACCCGAGGACGATTCCCAGAGCAGCATCCCCTTGAACCTGACCCTGGCACTCGCTGCTCTGGTGATCATCGTCGCGGGGATGCGAGCCGGCGCCAGCCTGCTGGTGCCCCTGCTGCTGTCGCTGTTCATCGCGGTGGTCTGCACCGCCCCGGTCCACTGGCTGCATCGCCTGGGCGTGGGCCTGCGCCTGTCGGTGTGGCTGACCCTGATCGTGATCGGCGGCCTGCTGTCGCTGCTCGGGCTGCTGCTGGTCAACAGCTTCGGCACCTTCATCGATGCCCTGCCGGGCATCGAGCAGAAGCTCTACGAGTACTACCTCGGCGTGCTCGACAGCCTGGCCGGCCTGGGGCTGGCCATCGATACCGATCGACTGGGCGAGCTGCTGCAGTCCGAGCAGTTCGGTAACTGGATTCCCACCCTGATCGGCCAGGTCGGCAACCTGATGATGCAGAGCGTGGTGGTGGCCCTGCTGGTCATGTTCCTGCTGTTCGAGACGCTAAACTTCCGCGAAAAGGTCTCCCGGGCGCTGGCCAATCCCGCCCCCAGCCTGCGCCGCTTCAGCGAGTTCAGCCTGACGCTGAAGCGCTACCTGGCGGTGAAGACACTGATCAGCCTGGCCACCGGGGCCCTGATCTGGCTGTCCTGCAAGCTGGTCGGGGTGGAGTTCCCGCTGCTCTGGGCGGTGCTGGCCTTCGCCCTGAACTATATCCCCAACATCGGTTCGGCCATCGCCGCGATTCCCCCGGTGCTGCTACTGCTGGTCTCGCCGGATGGCGGCCTGTTCAAGGCGCTGGTGCTCTCCGGGGCCTACCTTGGGGTCAACTTCGTGCTGGGCAACCTGCTCGAGCCGCGGGTGATGGGACGGGCCCTGGGCCTGTCCACCTTCGTGGCGTTTCTCTCGCTGGTCGTCTGGGGCTGGATCTTCGGCGCGGTGGGGATGCTGCTCTCGGTGGTGTTGACCATGACGCTCAAGATCGCCCTGGATAGCCATCCCCAGACGCGCTGGATCGCCCACCTGCTGGGGCCGGGCACTGCCCCCCTGGAAAAGGCCGACAGGCCGCCTCTGGAACGCGAGAACGAGGAGTGA
- a CDS encoding phosphoadenosine phosphosulfate reductase family protein, giving the protein MEPQLDAINRDLGQDPEALIRWALEQGSRPICTTNFRPFEAVILHMVARQRPDIPIVWMDHGYNTEATYRYADDLVKRLDLNLISYIPRRTRAHREAVDGPMPGIDDPRHAAFTEEVKLEPFGRALREMAPDVWFTALRAEDTPERARMDAVSRNADGLLKVAPLLHWNARDLYQYLQAHDLPNEFDYFDPTKVEAKRECGLHLQH; this is encoded by the coding sequence ATGGAGCCGCAACTCGACGCCATCAACCGTGACCTGGGCCAGGATCCCGAGGCCCTGATTCGCTGGGCCCTGGAACAGGGCAGCCGGCCGATCTGCACCACCAACTTCCGCCCCTTCGAGGCGGTCATCCTGCACATGGTGGCGCGGCAACGGCCGGACATTCCCATCGTGTGGATGGACCACGGCTACAACACCGAGGCCACCTACCGCTATGCCGACGACCTGGTGAAGCGCCTCGACCTCAACCTGATCAGTTACATCCCGCGCCGCACCCGGGCCCATCGCGAGGCGGTCGACGGTCCCATGCCGGGCATCGACGACCCGCGCCACGCGGCCTTCACCGAGGAAGTGAAGCTCGAGCCCTTCGGCCGGGCGCTGCGCGAAATGGCACCGGACGTCTGGTTCACCGCCCTGCGCGCCGAAGACACCCCGGAACGGGCCCGCATGGACGCCGTCTCTCGCAACGCCGACGGCCTGCTCAAGGTCGCGCCGCTACTGCACTGGAACGCACGCGACCTCTACCAGTACCTGCAGGCCCACGACCTGCCGAACGAGTTCGACTACTTCGATCCCACCAAGGTGGAAGCGAAGCGGGAATGCGGGCTGCATCTCCAGCACTGA